The genomic region aagaacccgtcgaaataatggatcgtgaggttaaaagacttaagcaaaacaagataccaattgttaaggttcgatggaatgctcgtagaggacccgagttcacctgggagcgtgaagatcagatgaagaagaaatacccgcatctatttccagaaaattcgtcaacaccttcaacagcttaaaatttcgggacgaaatttatttaacgggtaggtactgtagtgacccgaacttttccatgtttatatatattaattgagattgatatttacatgattaaatgtttccaacatgttaagcaatcaaacttgttaagacttgattaattgaaatatgtttcatatagacaattgaccacccaagttgaccggtgattcacgaacgttaaaacttgtaaaaactatatgatgacatatatatggatatatgtatatatagttaacatgatactatgataagtaaacatatcattaagtatattaacaatgaactacatatgtaaaaacaagactactaacttaatgatttttaaacgagacatatatgtaacgattatcgttgtaaagacatttaatatatatatatatatatatatatatatatatatatatatatatatatatatatatatatatatatatatatatatatatatatatatatatatatatatatatatatatatatatatatatatatatatatatatatatatatatatatatatatatatatatatatatatatatatatcatattaagatatattcatacatgataatatcatgataatataataatttaaaatctcatttgatattataaacattgggttaacaacatttaacaagatcgttaacctaaaggtttcaaaacaacacttacatgtaacgactaacgatgacttaacgactcagttaaaatgtatatacatgtagtgttttaatatgtatttatacacttttgaaagacttcaatacacttatcaaaatacttctacttaacaaaaatgcttacaattacatcctcgttcagtttcatcaacaattctactcgtatgcacccgtattcgtactcgtacaatacacagcttttagatgtatgtactattggtatatacactccaatgatcagctcttagcagcccatgtgagtcacctaacacatgtgggaaccatcatttggcaactagcatgaaatatctcataaaattacaaaaatatgagtaatcattcatgacttatttacatgaaaacaaaattacatatcctttatatctaatccatacaccaacaaccaaaaacacctacaaacactttcattcttcaattttcttcatctaattaatctctctcaagttctatcttcaagttctaagtgttcttcataaattctacaagttctagttacaaaaaaatcaagaatactttcaagtttgctagctcacttccaatcttgcaaggtgatcatccaacctcaagaaatctttgtttcttacagtaggttatcattataatacaaggtaataatcatattcaaactttggttcaatttctataactataacaatcttatttcaagtgatgatcttacttgaacttgttttcgtgtcatgattctgcttcaagaacttcgagccatccaaggatccgttgaagctagatacatttttctattttctagtaggtttatccaaggaacttaaggtagtaattatgttcataacatcattcgattcatacatataaagctatcttattcgaaggtttaaacttgtaatcactagaacatagtttagttaattctaaacttgttcgcaaataaaagttaatccttctaacttgacttttaaaatcaactaaacacatgttctatatctatatgatatgctaacttaatgatttaaaacatggaaatacgaaaaacaccgtaaaaccggatttacgccgtcgtagtaacaccgcgggctgttatgggttagttaattaaaaactatgataaactttgatttaaaagttgttattctgagaaaatgatttttattatgaacatgaaactatatccaaaaattatggttaaactcaaagtggaagtatgttttctaaaatggtcatctagacgtcgttctttcgactgaaatgactacctttacaaaaacgacttgtaacttatttttccgactataaacctatactttttctgtttagattcataaaatagagttcaatatgaaaccatagcaatttgattcactcaaaacggatttaaaatgaagaagttatgcgtaaaacaagattggataatttttctcattttagctacgtgaaaattggtaacaaatctattccaaccataacttaatcaacttgtattgtatattatgtaatcttgagataccatagacacgtatacaatgtttcgacctatcatgtcgacacatctatatatatttcggaacaaccatagacactctatatgtgaatgttggagttagctatacagggttgaggttgattccaaaatatatatagttttagttgtgatcaatactgagatacgtatacactgggtcgtggattgattcaagataatatttatcgatttatttctgtacatctaactgtggacaactagttgtaggttactaacgaggacagctgacttaataaacttaaaacatcaaaatatattaaaagtgttgtaaatatattttgaacatactttgatatatatgtatatattgttataggttcgtgaatcaacagtggccaagtcttacttcccgacgaagtaaaaatctgtgaaagtgagttatagtcccacttttaaaatctaatatttttgggatgagaatacatgcaggttttataaatgatttacaaaatagacacaagtacgtgaaactacattctatggttgaattatcgaaattgaatatgcccctttttattaagtctggtaatctaagaattagggaacagacaccctaattgacgcgaatcctaaagatagatctattgggcctaacaaaccccatccaaagtaccggatgctttagtacttcgaaatttatatcatatccgaagggtgtcccggaatgatggggatattcttatatatgcatcttgttaatgtcggataccaggtgttcaccatatgaatgatttttatctctatgtatgggatgtgtattgaaacatgaaatcttgtggtctattgttacgatttgatatatataggttaaacctataactcaccaacatttttgttgacgtttaaagcatgtttattctcaggtgaatactaagagcttccgctgttgcatactaaaataaggacaagatttgaagtccatgtttgtatgatattgtgtaaaaactgcattcaagaaactaattttgatgtaacatatttgtattgtaaaccattatgtaatggtcgtgtgtaaacacgatattttagattatcattatttgataatctacgtaaagctttttaaacctttatttatgaaataaaggttatagtttgttttaaaaatgaatgcagtctttgaaaaacgtctcatatagaggtcaaaacctcgcaacgaaatcaattaatatggaacgtctttaatcaataagaacgggacatttcaagtgagttatagtcccacttttaaaatctaatatttttgggatgagaatacatgcaggttttataaatgatttacaaaatagacacaagtacgtgaaactacattctatagttgaattatcgaaatcgaatatgcccctttttattaagtctggtaatctaagaattagggaacagacaccctaattgacgcgaatcctaaagatagatctattgggcctaacaaaccccatccaaagtaccggatgctttagtacttcgaaatttatatcatatccgaagggtgtcccggaatgatggggatattcttatatatgcatcttggtaatgtcggttaccaggtgttcaccatatgaatgatttttatctctatgtatgggatgcgtattgaaatatgaaatcttgtggtctattgttacgatttgatatatatataggttaaacctataactcaccaacatttttgttgacgtttaaagcatgtttattctcaggtgaatactaagagcttctgctgttgcatactaaaataaggacaagatttggagtccatgtttgtatgatattgtgtaaaaactgcattcaagaaacatatgtcgatgtaatatatttctattgtaaaccattatgtaatggtcgtgtgtaaacagtatattttagattatcattatttgataatctacgtaatgcttttgaaacctttattgataaaataaaggttatggttgttttaaaaatgaatgcagtctttgaaaaacgtctcatatagaggtcaaaacctcgcaacgaaatcaattaatatggaacgtttataatcaatatgaacgggacattttaccaAAAGTCTAATCTTTAAGGTAGATTTTGAGAAGGCATTTGATTGCTTGAGTTGGGATTTCTTACTTGAAGTAATGGGACTTATGGGTTTTGGGAATAAATGGAGGAACTGGATAATTTCATGTTTTAAGTCGGCTTCCATCCCGGTTCTTGTTAATGGGTCTCCTACGAAAGAATTCATGCTCGAGAGGGGGGTGAGACAAGGGGATCCACTCTCTCCTTTTCTTTTTATTATCGCAGCGGAGGGGCTTAATATTTTTAACTAAATTGGCCATTAAGAATGGTATGTTCTCGGGGGTAGAAGTAAGTAGGGACAAGGTTCCTATCTCAcatttacaatatgcggatgatacgataTTTTTTGGGACGTGGAGTGAAGGAAATATTCGTAATCTTATGAATCTTCTTAAGTTCTTTGAACTCACCTCGGCGCTCAAAATTAATTATCACAAAAGCAACCTATTCGAGGTCGGGTTGAAAAAGTGGAAGTTGAGCAAATGGCCAACTTTTTTCGATGCAAAGTGGGGTCACTCCCTTTCATTTATTTAGGTCTCCCCGTGGGTGGTAAGATGTCAAAGGAGGATAGTTGGAAACCTGTCATTGATAAATTTGAGAAAAGACTTTCGGATTGGAGGGCGCGTTCGGTGTCGTTCGGTGGACGTTTGACCCTTGTTAAGTCGGTGCTTAATAGTCTCCGGTTGTACTACTTCTCGCAGTTTCGTGCTCCGCCATGCGTGTTAAAAAAATTTGAGTGCGTAAGACGTTCTTTCTTTTAGGGCGGGTCGGGCAATAATTCAAAAatttcttgggttaaatgggatgataCAGTTTTACCTTTTAGGGAGGGCGGGTTTAATGTGGGCTCAATTAAATGTAAAAATTTAGCTTTGATTGGCAAGTGGTGTTGGAGGTTCTTTACCGAAATCACTTCCTTGTGGGTCAAGGTTATCGCGAGTATTTATGGCCGCTCCGTCGGCCTTGTTTCTAATTTTGATGTTTGTTGTGTTTCGTATAGTTCGGTCTAGAATAAAATTTTTAAAACAGGCCATGACTTAGGAGCATTGGGGCTGCCATTCAAAAGCTTCTTTGTTAAGGATATTGGTGATGGGACGACAACGCAGTTTTGGAATGAAGTTTGGTTGGGAAACGATACATTGAAAAACAGATTCAAGAGGTTATCACGACTCGAATCCAATCTTTCGGCTTCGGTTAGTGAGCTTGGGATGGGTGTAAATGGGCCGGCAGGTGGTCTTGGGAAAGAATACCGAGGGGCGAGCTGCTAGTGAGCTACATGCACTTAATGATCTCTTACTTTCTTCTTCAATTGACACGCAAAATGCGGATACATGGCGTTGGTCGGAGAGTAATTACGGGGTATTTTCAACCAAATATCTTACGGGGCTGATTACAGAGAAACTATTTCATCCAAGTAGCAACTTTTGTGAGACGTTATGCAATAAGTTTGTACCAAAAAAAGTGGAAATTTTTATGTGGAGAGCAAGGAAAAAGCGACTCCCGGTGTTGACGGAACTCGACAAAAGAGGTATGGATCTTCATTTGGTTAGGTGTCCTTTATGTGATGATGATATTGAAACGGTACATCACTCTCTTATTCGGTGCAAGCATGTGTTTGACGTGTGGTGTAAAGTTTTCGAATGGTGGGGTGTTAGAGGAATTGCTCTTGTTAATGTTGAAGATATGGTTATTGATTCGGGTCAAGGTAGTTCGCCCATTGGTAAGGATATATGGCAAGCTTTGTTGTGGGTATGTGGCTATTAAATTTGGAAAAATCGTAATCAAAAAGTTTTTCAAACAAATGTTGGAATGTGCCGATTGCGTTAAATGAAATTCAAGTGAAAAGTTACGAGTGGATCGCGAAGAGGTGCAAAAAGCTAACCATCGTTTGACATAATTGGTTGCATAACCCCGCAAGTTTTTTGTATCTTAAATCGTATGTTGATTGATGATGAGATACCATCTTGGCATCTCACCATTGTGTTATATAGTTTGGGTCATTTAGGTGCTGTGTAACATCAAGTGTGAAGTTCTGTGCTGTGTAACATCAGTGAGTCATGGGCTCAATTTGAGCATGTAAGTTTCATGGAATTTTGTGGTTTAATAATAtgatgcctttaaaaaaaaaaaaagaaaaaaaaaagtggtGATTTGCCGTCACGGGAGAGAGTTTTGAATAAGTTGACGTTATTTAGCAGGGTGgacaacaattttttttatttaagtaCAAGATTATATAAATGAAATATTTGCATcgtaattaaaaaattaaaaagtattttttccCACTAACGTGTAAAGATGTTTGACTCCCTGCTTTTATTAAAAACACGTACGCATCGTAAAAGACTGGTAACATCTAAAAAAcataaagataacatttaataaatcAGCAAGTGCCAGATCATGACTACCTCACTTGTACAAATCTGTCGAACTGTGACCATCTAGATTCAGACAATTGGCCCCAAAATGTCAGCACCCAACCACTTCCCACCGGAGATAATCGATGCCATTCTCCGTCGTGTTCCGGCCAAATCTCTAGGCCGGTTCAAATCCGTATCCAAAACATGGTGCTCACTAATTTCAAATCCCAAATTCATCAAAACCCACCTTCTAACTAATTCTCATATCGGATAATACTAAATCTCTTCACTCGCTCGATATAAATACCGAAACGGCAAAAGAATTAACCTTCCCGCCACATCAGATTTTATGGGAAGAGATTTTAGGCTCGTGCAATGGTCTTGTCTTAGCCAAACATGAAAACGACGCCGTTTTTATTATAAATCCAACTACACGAAACCTCTCGAAAGTTCCAGTTTCTCCTTTTGCGTTACCCGTAAGAGAAAGTTTAATTATGTACGGATTCGGTTATGATTCTAGTACAGAGGATTATAAAGTAATATCAATCTCGTTTTGGGACACCGATAACGAGCATAATCCGGACTGTACGGATATGTCAGTGAACGTTTATAGTTTACGCAACAACAGATGGAAAAAGTTGGAGAATTCGCCTTATGATCATGCGGTTGGGCATTTTATAAGTGGTGTTTTAGTAAATGAGAAGCTACACTGGTTAACGAGTACACGTCCTGGTTACTCGTCAACAATAGCAGCCTTTAGTCTACAAAACGAAGAGTTTAATGAAATTGAATTGCCAGATTCGATTGAAAATGATAGGGCCGTGTTTAATGAGTTAGTTGAACTTGGCGGACAACTTGGTATGTTTGGTAATATATTGGGTAATGAAATGTGGGTAATGGATAAATATGGAGTTAGTGAATCGTGGAGGAAAATCGAAGTCGTTGGGATCGAAATAAATCAAGTTAAGCCGTTGTGTTTGGTTGATGGTTGCGATCATGATATTGTGTTTGGGGATGAAGATGGAGTTGTTTTGTATAATGTGAATGAAAGAATATGTAGAAGTGTAAGGATTGTAGGTAGCCCTGATGGTTTTGGTATTGGAGGTACGTATGTTGAAACCCTTGAATCGCCCTAAATGCGTTGGAATATATAAGATGATCATGGAGTTGTTTTGTTTGATATTCAAGTTCACTAGCTAAGTATTGTAGTGTGTGTAGTGTATTTATGTCGGATTTTCTACATATGAGAGCTCTAAGGGATGTAATACAAGCTAGCTATAACTGGGTCCAAGTCAGCATGGCGTCCGTGGTAGTGCAACCCAGTTAGATTGGGTTGAGTGTGGTACTATGTTAAATTTTGCTCCAATATCATATGATGTTATTTGGTAATTTTAGTGTCCTCTAACATTTATTTTTGTTAACTGAGTTTTACTTAAATGCAAGAGTTAGCTAGTTATACTTAATAACATGTTCGGAGAGAGTGAAGTACACGACCATAAAAGTTGGCTAATAATTGTCGCTTAATTTGCGAGGGTCAAGGGgttgcgcccccttgcggggtccaaggggtagcGCCCCGATACCTCAACCGAAAAGACACTATACGTTTTAAGGAAAATGTGTCTTCCAACCGTTTTTTACGCCAAAAATTGAAGAGTTGTGTCTCTTCATTATAACTGCCAAAACTGTTTATAGTTTCGGTTTTGGTGTTTTTTCTTGCATTCATTATTCAGAACACATACACAGAAACATACATATTCACCTATACTTGATTTAGATTTTTTCTTTCCTGGAAACAAAATCGTTATTGTCTTATCCTAATTAGGATTTCGTGTTAACCCGAGGCTTGTGAGGGGCGAAATACTTAATTATGAAAGGTTTTCGTCCAAGGACCAAGTTCCCAACCAAGGTCAGAATTTTgatattattaaaaattttgttaAAAATTATGAATCACATATTTCTGAAGCATTTTATGTGCAGGATGATAACACCGCTTGGTGGATTGATTCTGGAGCCACATGGCATGGTTGCAAGGATCATTGATGGTTCAAGACATTAAAACCGCACAATGATGTGCTCCACATGGGAAACGAGTCAATCGCACCTGTTCTTGGTTGTGGAAATGTTGTTTTAGAATTTAGTTCTGGAAAATTAATTACTTTGAATAATGTATTGTATGTCCCCGGATTGAGAAAGAATCTGATTTCCAATCCCATATAAAATAAGTGTGGCTATAAACAAGTATTTGAATCTGACAAGTATATCTTGTTGAAAAGTGGTATGTTTATTTGTGACATCATGTTTACTGATTTCTTATTACAACCTAGTGCAAGCCGCCCACTATTCTTGCACTATTCTTGCTCTCCGCGCAGATGACGGGAAAAGGTTGTATATATTAAAATTTTTGAGGGTATAAGTGTAAATTGAGCATAAGGTCATTTTAGCTGAGTATGTTGGGCAGTTTACACACATTTCACGCCAACATTcaaggttttagagagagagaaagaggagCAATAGGGTGATTTATGTTAGAAAGAAGATCATTTTAGTGAAGAAATTAGAAGAGATTGAGTGTGTGCATGCAATCTGTGGGTATTCTTCATCATCTTACTTGTGTGCTCAACTAGTCATCACTCTCCAAATCTCAAGTGGTAAGAACACTAATCTATTTTGTGTTAAAttgggggtttagggttttggTTGAAAATTAGTTGTTGTGTAACCCTTTGATAGTGT from Rutidosis leptorrhynchoides isolate AG116_Rl617_1_P2 chromosome 9, CSIRO_AGI_Rlap_v1, whole genome shotgun sequence harbors:
- the LOC139867372 gene encoding LOW QUALITY PROTEIN: F-box/kelch-repeat protein At3g06240-like (The sequence of the model RefSeq protein was modified relative to this genomic sequence to represent the inferred CDS: inserted 2 bases in 1 codon), which translates into the protein MSAPNHFPPEIIDAILRRVPAKSLGRFKSVSKTWCSLISNPKFIKTHLLXLILISDNTKSLHSLDINTETAKELTFPPHQILWEEILGSCNGLVLAKHENDAVFIINPTTRNLSKVPVSPFALPVRESLIMYGFGYDSSTEDYKVISISFWDTDNEHNPDCTDMSVNVYSLRNNRWKKLENSPYDHAVGHFISGVLVNEKLHWLTSTRPGYSSTIAAFSLQNEEFNEIELPDSIENDRAVFNELVELGGQLGMFGNILGNEMWVMDKYGVSESWRKIEVVGIEINQVKPLCLVDGCDHDIVFGDEDGVVLYNVNERICRSVRIVGSPDGFGIGGTYVETLESP